AAGAGCAAATTCCGAACATTATGAATGTGGACAATATAACCATTCTGAGCGAAGCGGATACAACCATATCTCCTGCACCTATTAATATTAATCCGGTGATGAACATGTTTATTAGTTTTGTTATCTCACTCCTTCTGGCGATCGGCTTTATCTTTCTGCTCGATTATTTGGACGATACGCTCAAGACCGAAGTGGAGATTGCAGAAATCATGGAAGTACCCGTGCTTGCCGTCGTAGGGAGGATAAGCCGAAAAGAGCTGAAGAAGTCCACAAGAGCGAAAACTATTCCAAAACAGGAGGCAGGTGACAGTCAATATGCGTCGATCCATCAATAACCATAATCTGATCGTGTCGGCCAATCCTAAATCGCCAATTTCAGAGATTTATCGACTGCTTCGAACCAAGATCCAATTTTTTTATAAGGAACAGGAATTGAAGACCGTTATGGTCACATCGTCGCAACCCGGAGAAGGCAAAAGTACCGCGATAGGCAACTTGGCGGTAGCTTATGCTCAGGAAGGCAAGAGTGTGCTTCTGATTGATGCAGACTTGCGCAAGCCCTCACTGCACCGGATGTTCTCGCTGCTAAACTCCCAAGGCTTAAGCACTCTGCTTGCGGGAGAAACAAATCTTCAGGAATCAGTTCAGGAAACGGCTGTTGAACGATTATCACTGTTGCCATCCGGACCGGTCCCCGCAAATCCATCGGAATTGATCGATTCACCGGCTATGCGGGAGCTGCTGGAGCTGTCAAAACTGCAATATGACGTCATTCTTATCGATACGCCATCGGTGCTTTCCGTATCGGACTCCGTGATTGTCAGTGCATTATGCGATGGAGTCATTATGGTAGCTGCTGTCGGGAAGGTAAAGAAGGATCATCTTAGAAAGGCGAAGGAGCAACTGGACCATGTGAATGCCCGAATGTTGGGGATTGTGCTGAATTAATCGAAGAGATCACCTATAAGGAACGGCTTTCAGGCTGGGATGATATTAGGCGAAGAAATGAGTAAGAAAAGGTAATGTCTGCTGCACCTCTATCACTGCAGACACTCGGTTACGCTGTGGGTCGTATCGACCTTAGACATGATTGTCGAGGGTGTAATGTGAGGACGGGTTCAATGCCCTTTTTTCATGAAAGGCTTAGCTATGTGCTTTTCTACAGGGAAGAGTATATAGCTGAGCGTTTCTGCTAAACGGACAATGAGCCTACCCGTTGTCTACATAAAAATAAGAGTTGGAGAGTGAATGGGTGATGAGGAGAGTAAAGAAAGCCATTATTCCTGCAGCGGGTCTTGGTACACGTTTTCTGCCTGCAACAAAAGCAATGCCAAAGGAAATGCTTCCGATCGTGGATAAACCCACCATCCAATACATTGTGGAGGAGGCCGTGGCATCGGGAATTGAGGATATTATCATAGTGACGGGTAAAGGCAAGCGTTCCATTGAAGACCATTTCGATCATGCGTTTGAACTGGAGCATAATTTGCTCAGCAAGGGGAAGTATGAATTGCTTAATGAGGTTCGGCGCGCTTCGAATGTTGAAATCCATTACATACGCCAGAAAGAAGCCCGGGGTCTAGGCCATGCCGTTTGGTGTGCACGTAATTTTATAGGAAACGAGCCGTTTGCTGTCCTGCTAGGGGATGATATTGTCCAATCCGATACACCGTGTACTCGGCAATTGGCGCAGCAGTTCGAACGCTTGCAGAAGTCCGTGATAGGTGTTCAAACCGTACCCGATGATCAAACGCATCGCTATGGTATCGTGGCTCCGCTGGGTAAAATGAACCGCTTGTATGAAGTGGATTATTTTGTAGAGAAGCCTCCTGCCGGTCAAGAACCGTCGAAACTAGCCATCATGGGCCGCTACATATTAACTCCTGAAATTTTTGATTTTTTGGAGCATCAAGAGGAGGGCGCTGGTGGAGAAATTCAGTTGACGGACGCGATCCAGAAGCTGAATGAAAGTCAGGGCGTATACGCCTATGATTTCGAAGGCACCCGATATGATGTAGGTGAAAAGCTTGGATTTATTATGACAACTCTTGATTTTGCACTTCAAAATGAGGAGCTCCGCAAACCCCTTCTACAAGGTATGGAGACGATTCTTGAAAGAGAGTATTCAAATTCAAATAAAAATTAATAGCTGAAGAGGTGTATCATCCATGTCTCCCAATCCGCAACGTAATGAAGTAGACGTTGTGTTCGAAGTAAATAAACGATATGCAAACGATTTGGCATTAGAGGCGGAACCTAGAGTTATGTATCTGGCAATAAAACGTGTCATGGATTGTGTATTGGCCTTCATCGGTCTTGTTCTGTTGTCGCCACTCTTTGTGATTGTGTCCATTCTTATAAAACTGGAGGACCCGAAAGGGTCTGTTTTTTTCTACCAGACACGCATCGGTAAGGATGAGAAGCCATTCCGAATGTACAAATTTCGCTCCATGGTATCGAATGCAGAAGAACTGCTTGAGGAGCTATTGGATCAAAATGAAGTCAGTGGTGCGATGTTCAAGATGAAGAATGATCCTCGTATTACGAAGCTTGGGAAATGGATTCGAAAGACGAGCATTGACGAGTTGCCTCAGCTTTGGAATGTTCTCTGCGGCGAGATGTCTCTGGTCGGTCCAAGACCGGCATTACCAAGAGAAGTTCAATTATACAGCAATTACGACAGGTTGCGATTGAGGGTAAGCCCTGGCTGCACGGGATTGTGGCAGGTGAGCGGTCGTAACAATTTAAGTTTTGATGAGATGTTGGAGCTGGATCTGGAGTATATCGAACGAAGAGGCTTGTGGATGGATCTGAAATTGATACTTCAAACCGTCAAGATCATGATCCTTCCGAATTCAGCCTATTAACTGAGGCGTGCTATTGGAATTTTTGAGGAAGATAGGGTGATTGGAAAATATGGAGAGGATCGCTGGATTAAGCTCTTGGAGAAGGAACGCCGCACGAACGATTCGTGGGTCGATACAGGTCGGGGTCATTATAGCGAGCGGTACTTTGATTGGATTGCTCAGTTCCATTGACACTCTGCATATTAAACTGCTGGAATTGGTATTCCTGGTCTTATGTATGCTGATCGGGCTGTATATCCAGTTTAAGAGCCCCCATGTTCTTATTCCATACTCACTTTTGATATGGACGATCAGCCCTGAGGTAAGACGCTTGCTCGACTGGTCGTTTCAGTCGTACAGCGATACATCGATTATCATGCTGACTCCGTATTCTGTTTCATTGATATTACTTATAACAACGCTCAAACACTTTAATCGGATCGATTCGAGAATAAGACTGATCATAAAAATCATTGGCGTGGCATTGATATATGGGTTTATCCTCGGTTTCATGAAATATGGGCTGTCTTCTGTATATGACTTGATAAGCTTATTTGTTCCATTCTTAGTGCTGCTATACGTGAGTGCCAGTCAGTTCGATAAGGAAGTTTGGGACAAATGGCTGAGAAGCTTTGCTTATCTTGCGGTCCTTGTTGGAGTTTACGGCATTTATCAATACTTGGTTTTGCCTCCTTGGGATCATTTCTGGATGACAACCGCGGATATGAACTCAGTCGGAATACCGGAACCTCAGAAATTCCGGGTATTCTCTCTGCTGAATTCACCGGGACCAGCAGGCATGTTTCTTGGGTTTGCACTAGCCATTATGATTGTGCAAAAAAAGTGGAGAGCGTTTGGCATTGTAGGCATCATGATCGTCGCGTTTGCGCTTCTGCTCACTCTGGTTCGGGTTGGATGGATTACGTGTGTAATAATGATCGTTGCCTATTTTGCCCGTTCCCGATTAAAGAGCAAAGTGCAGTTGGTAGCCTTAGGTGTCATTATGGTGCTGGCGTATACCTTTATTCTTCCGCTCTTGCCGGGGGCCAATCAGGTATCCTCGCGCATTAGCACGTTCGAGTCATTGGAGGAGGATCACTCTTTTAATGAGCGGTTGGACTTTGCTAAATATATTATCTCGGATGTGATATCCAATCCCATTGGAAGAGGACTGGGCAGTTCGGGACTGGGGGTCAAGCTAACCCAGAGTTCGAATACAGTGGCTGTATTTGATAATGGGTATTTAAATTTGTTTTATTCATTTGGTTTACCCCTGGGACTGGCCGTTATTTTTTTATTAGGATATCTGTTCGTGATTCTCTTCAAGATCAGCAAAACAGAGAAGGGTTATGCTCCGATTTCCTTTGCAGCTATCAGTGCGATTCTATTTCTGTTATTAGGAAGCAATGTATTGAGCGGATTAAGCGGATATATTCTGCTGCTGATTATCTCACTCGCATTTCCATATGCGTCTACAAATCGGAGGGAATTATAGCATGTTAATCGTTTTTTTAGGCGACTCCATTACGGAAGGATTAGGTGTCATTCGCTCCAATACCAATTATGCCAACTTGTTGCAGGCACAGCTCAAGTCACTGCTTTCCCAGCCTGTTGATATCATGAATTTCGGCTCCAGCGCCATGCAGGTAAACGAATCAAGGGCGAAGTATGAACAGCGTATTATGGAGCTGCAGCCGGATTTCATCGTGTTTGCCCACGGCATTACGGAATCCATTGTACGGGAACAGAAACAGTATTTGAATTGGCTGCCCAGACGGTGGCGAAGGCCCGGTTGGATGGACCCAAGACCTTATTTTTCGACTCGAACAACGCGGAGACTTATGGAAAAGGTGGAATCGGCGATTCGATGGAGAGTAAAGGTGACCCTGATTAAAGTGTTCGGCGGCAGACCATGGATGAGTCTCGAGGAATTTAGACAGCATACGACCGAACTTATTCTGAACATTCTGAATAACAGCCCGAAGACCAAGGTGGTGCTGCTTACTCCCAGTGATATCGAGGAGAAATATTTTCCGGGATCTGTAGAATCAATGAAGCGGTACAGAGGTATATTGCACGATATTTGCGAGAACAGCCAAGATTCAAACCGGGTATATCTGTGCGACACATCCCAAGTCTTAAATAAATGGAGTGATTACTTGGAAGATCGGTTTCATCCGAATGAACTGGGACACAGTAAAATTGCTAAAGCGTTGCTCAGTGCCATTCGTGAGGATTCCCTTGCTGCACAACCATGGATGAAAGAGGTACAACGATGAGAATCTGTTTTGTTACGCACAAGGTGAAGAAGGGAGACGGACAAGGCAGAGTCAATTATGAAGTTATTGTGGAGGCCTTAAAGCAAGGGCACGAAGTGATCGTGATATCCTCAGAGCTGTCGGAAGACCTCCGAAATCATTCCCAAGTGGAGTGGATTAGGATCAATGTTAGCAAAGTCCCGATCGCCTTGCTGCGAAATCAGTTATTTGCTATCGTTTCCGCATGCTCAATCTGGCTTCGTCGAGCCCGTATTCAGCTAGTTGTGGTCAATGGATTCATAACTTATGCCCGGTCTGATATCAATTGTGTGCACTTAGTTCATAGCGCGTGGGTGAAATCGAAGTATCATCCGTTTCGGGAAAAGAAAACGATAAGAACGTTTTACCACTTCGTCTATAACGGGATCAATGCCGTTCTGGAGCGAATCGCACTGAAGAAAACCCGGCACATTATTTCCGTATCTGAGCAGGTGAAGCAGGAGCTTGTCCGGGATGCAAAATTAGGCGGTCGGCGCATTTCAGTCGTTCATAATGGCGTTGACACGAGTGAATTCTATCCATGGCCGATCAATAGAGCCGATTATAAGCTGGATGAGCATACAGTCTATGCCTTGTTTGCAGGAGATTTGAACTCAGGCATAAAAAATCTGGATACAGTGCTTCGTGCGTTATCCGAAGTGGAGCATGTTCATCTGCTGGTTCTAGGAAATGCAGAAAGGAGCCCATATCCGAACTTGGCCGAACAATTAGGAATTTCGAACCGTGTTCATTTCCTCGGGTATCGGAAGAATATCGCAGATTTTATGGCGCTAGCCGACTTGTTTGTTTTTCCTTCAAGGTATGAGTCGTTCTCGCTTGTCATTTTAGAAGCGATGGCATCAGGCCTGCCTGTGATCATGAGCAACCGCTGCGGCGTGGTTGAGCTTCTGTCTGACGATGCAGCCATAGTCTTGGACAATCCGGATGATGTCCA
Above is a window of Paenibacillus sp. FSL K6-1330 DNA encoding:
- a CDS encoding CpsD/CapB family tyrosine-protein kinase, whose protein sequence is MRRSINNHNLIVSANPKSPISEIYRLLRTKIQFFYKEQELKTVMVTSSQPGEGKSTAIGNLAVAYAQEGKSVLLIDADLRKPSLHRMFSLLNSQGLSTLLAGETNLQESVQETAVERLSLLPSGPVPANPSELIDSPAMRELLELSKLQYDVILIDTPSVLSVSDSVIVSALCDGVIMVAAVGKVKKDHLRKAKEQLDHVNARMLGIVLN
- the galU gene encoding UTP--glucose-1-phosphate uridylyltransferase GalU, giving the protein MRRVKKAIIPAAGLGTRFLPATKAMPKEMLPIVDKPTIQYIVEEAVASGIEDIIIVTGKGKRSIEDHFDHAFELEHNLLSKGKYELLNEVRRASNVEIHYIRQKEARGLGHAVWCARNFIGNEPFAVLLGDDIVQSDTPCTRQLAQQFERLQKSVIGVQTVPDDQTHRYGIVAPLGKMNRLYEVDYFVEKPPAGQEPSKLAIMGRYILTPEIFDFLEHQEEGAGGEIQLTDAIQKLNESQGVYAYDFEGTRYDVGEKLGFIMTTLDFALQNEELRKPLLQGMETILEREYSNSNKN
- a CDS encoding sugar transferase, which encodes MSPNPQRNEVDVVFEVNKRYANDLALEAEPRVMYLAIKRVMDCVLAFIGLVLLSPLFVIVSILIKLEDPKGSVFFYQTRIGKDEKPFRMYKFRSMVSNAEELLEELLDQNEVSGAMFKMKNDPRITKLGKWIRKTSIDELPQLWNVLCGEMSLVGPRPALPREVQLYSNYDRLRLRVSPGCTGLWQVSGRNNLSFDEMLELDLEYIERRGLWMDLKLILQTVKIMILPNSAY
- a CDS encoding O-antigen ligase family protein, encoding MERIAGLSSWRRNAARTIRGSIQVGVIIASGTLIGLLSSIDTLHIKLLELVFLVLCMLIGLYIQFKSPHVLIPYSLLIWTISPEVRRLLDWSFQSYSDTSIIMLTPYSVSLILLITTLKHFNRIDSRIRLIIKIIGVALIYGFILGFMKYGLSSVYDLISLFVPFLVLLYVSASQFDKEVWDKWLRSFAYLAVLVGVYGIYQYLVLPPWDHFWMTTADMNSVGIPEPQKFRVFSLLNSPGPAGMFLGFALAIMIVQKKWRAFGIVGIMIVAFALLLTLVRVGWITCVIMIVAYFARSRLKSKVQLVALGVIMVLAYTFILPLLPGANQVSSRISTFESLEEDHSFNERLDFAKYIISDVISNPIGRGLGSSGLGVKLTQSSNTVAVFDNGYLNLFYSFGLPLGLAVIFLLGYLFVILFKISKTEKGYAPISFAAISAILFLLLGSNVLSGLSGYILLLIISLAFPYASTNRREL
- a CDS encoding GDSL-type esterase/lipase family protein, with the protein product MLIVFLGDSITEGLGVIRSNTNYANLLQAQLKSLLSQPVDIMNFGSSAMQVNESRAKYEQRIMELQPDFIVFAHGITESIVREQKQYLNWLPRRWRRPGWMDPRPYFSTRTTRRLMEKVESAIRWRVKVTLIKVFGGRPWMSLEEFRQHTTELILNILNNSPKTKVVLLTPSDIEEKYFPGSVESMKRYRGILHDICENSQDSNRVYLCDTSQVLNKWSDYLEDRFHPNELGHSKIAKALLSAIREDSLAAQPWMKEVQR
- a CDS encoding glycosyltransferase family 4 protein; this translates as MRICFVTHKVKKGDGQGRVNYEVIVEALKQGHEVIVISSELSEDLRNHSQVEWIRINVSKVPIALLRNQLFAIVSACSIWLRRARIQLVVVNGFITYARSDINCVHLVHSAWVKSKYHPFREKKTIRTFYHFVYNGINAVLERIALKKTRHIISVSEQVKQELVRDAKLGGRRISVVHNGVDTSEFYPWPINRADYKLDEHTVYALFAGDLNSGIKNLDTVLRALSEVEHVHLLVLGNAERSPYPNLAEQLGISNRVHFLGYRKNIADFMALADLFVFPSRYESFSLVILEAMASGLPVIMSNRCGVVELLSDDAAIVLDNPDDVQTLTNAIRELSSNPEQLRRMARRAREHALQNDWEAMAIKYMEIFRETMNAQSGILPIDRLEGKERYVENTYTQK